Proteins from one Procambarus clarkii isolate CNS0578487 chromosome 40, FALCON_Pclarkii_2.0, whole genome shotgun sequence genomic window:
- the LOC138349548 gene encoding transmembrane protein 121B-like: protein MTGGVCPFKLTKELFYHTVLTGVILLLVMTQGILLDVYILNDDHTAIVNYFWLIPDFLLIFAFVAAMSSGYRSCKYERALKENMKNDLGRGTGRVPTFTKIFGQHPLPFLVWMAYSCLMVTKVGIIFKSEIPNKISPDDALSPQLLQVILALTCVIFAVLVEGQTIKEPNSDRGRYIKSLSHGTSLEILDSVTFISLLIQSESNFVLPVHLENAIIAFSCLNFIFPGIALIKLSRSNYGRSAVCLFSSIAYKLCHLWIINFTYLVIRVYLWAGISLSVSPFIVKNIFLLFSNMTSVWVDIKQLRAVIANYFDKRRRVYIEAEASGGASLNAGNSSSDWTTVSDKFEEIDLKHNV, encoded by the coding sequence ATGACTGGGGGTGTGTGCCCTTTCAAGCTGACGAAGGAGCTGTTCTACCACACGGTACTGACTGGGGTGATCCTTCTGTTGGTGATGACACAAGGTATCTTACTTGATGTCTACATACTGAATGATGATCATACTGCCATAGTTAACTACTTTTGGCTAATACCAGACTTTCTATTGATATTTGCTTTTGTTGCTGCAATGTCAAGTGGCTATAGGAGCTGCAAATATGAGAGAGCCTTaaaagaaaacatgaagaatgatCTGGGTCGTGGTACAGGCAGAGTTCCAACCTTCACAAAGATATTTGGACAGCATCCTTTGCCATTTTTAGTCTGGATGGCATACTCTTGTCTGATGGTTACCAAAGTTGGTATTATTTTTAAGTCTGAAATACCCAATAAAATTAGTCCAGATGATGCTCTAAGCCCTCAATTATTACAAGTTATACTAGCTTTAACATGTGTAATCTTTGCTGTTCTTGTTGAAGGTCAGACCATTAAAGAACCCAACAGTGACCGTGGACGTTATATAAAGTCTCTCTCTCATGGAACATCTCTTGAAATACTAGACTCTGTGACTTTTATTTCCTTACTAATCCAGTCAGAAAGTAACTTTGTGTTACCAGTGCACTTGGAAAATGCAATAATAGCATTTTCTTGTCTGAACTTTATTTTTCCAGGTATAGCTCTAATTAAACTAAGCCGCAGTAATTATGGTCGAAGTGCTGTGTGCCTCTTCTCTTCCATTGCATATAAACTGTGCCATTTATGGATCATTAATTTTACTTACCTTGTGATTCGAGTGTACCTCTGGGCAGGTATATCACTCTCGGTATCTCCTTTTATTGTTAAAAATATTTTCCTTTTATTTTCAAATATGACATCAGTTTGGGTAGATATAAAGCAATTAAGAGCCGTCATTGCCAACTATTTTGATAAGCGGAGACGTGTGTACATTGAAGCAGAAGCATCTGGTGGAGCCAGCCTTAATGCTGGAAACAGTAGCAGTGATTGGACAACAGTCAGTGATAAATTTGAGGAAATTGATCTGAAACACAATGTATAA